Genomic segment of SAR324 cluster bacterium:
CGGTTATCCTGGCCGCTGCCGGAGAAAAGAAAATCAATGTGATCAAAGAAGTTCGTGCGATCACTGGTTTGGGACTCAAAGAAGCCAAAGACTTTGTTGAAGCCGCTCCTCAAAAAGTGAAGGAAGGAATTACCAAAGAAGAAGCAGAAGCCATTAAAAAACAACTGGAATCCGCTGGTGCTTCCGTAGAAATCAAGTAAGCGTTTTATGTTGGGGCGAACCCTTGTGCTCGCCCTGATATTTTGAATGAATCCTGATTATCCTCCTGACTGTTCCCTGTTTTTCTTTTTCTCTCCCTGAATCACTC
This window contains:
- the rplL gene encoding 50S ribosomal protein L7/L12; the protein is MTKEQVIEFISNMSVLDLSQMVKELEEKFGVSAAAVAGPAVAVAAAPAEAAAEQTEFAVILAAAGEKKINVIKEVRAITGLGLKEAKDFVEAAPQKVKEGITKEEAEAIKKQLESAGASVEIK